The Candidatus Oleimmundimicrobium sp. genome includes the window CCTCCGCATCACATCTATTAACACTTATATTTTATTCCCCCAAACATTGCTTAAATCCTTTATTAAGAACTTAAAAACAATTTAATAAGCGGCTCATTTTGGCAAATAGCTTGTGTCAAAAACTACAAGGGCATCAACTCTCCTCGCCCTATAAATTTTATGGTAAGCTATGGAAGATAAGCCTGCAAGAGAGAATTTCGTTTATTAACGGAGCGTGAAAAACATTATGAATCTTGATATCAAAAAAGTTATGGCGGAGAGAAGCCTTAAAAACAACACCGACTGGCTCAAGGCAAATCTCAAAAAAATTAAAGTTTTATATACCGATGTTGATGGCACCCTCGTTGGGGCACGTGGCTCTCTTTTTTTGACAGCCAACGGAGAATATACTTTGGAGCCGGCAAAAGCCATAGTTGAGACCCATAAAAATGAAATAGATGTAGTTATGATATCGGGGCGGAGTGCCCGCCAATTGTTTGGAGACGCGCGGTTGTTGGGCTTTAAAAATTACATTGCCGAGCTCGGCTGCGAAATTGTTTATGACCTCGGGAAAAAGATTATAGAAAACCCGGGCTGCTGCCAGATAACAGAAGCCACTCTTTATGAAACCATCGCCAAATCAGGAGTGGTGGAGCTGCTTCTTAAAAAATATCCCGACAGATTAGAATACCACACCCCCTGGTCGGAAAGCCGTAAATGTACCCACGTATTCAGGGGATTCATTGATGTTAAAGAGGCCATAAATTTGCTTGAAGAAAACGGATTTTCCGAATTTACCCTGGCGGATAACGGCATAATCAAGCGCCGGGGAACTTTAAACAAGGATTTACCTGAAATTCACGCTTACCATCTTCTGCCCAAAGCAACGGGCAAACCGGAGGGGCTCAAAAAGGACAGAGAAATTAGAAACATTCCCAAAGAATGCACCGTCGCCATTGGAGATGCTTTCTCAGATATTGTTCTTGCCCCGCATGTCGGAGCATTTTTCCTCGTTAGAAACGCGTTAAGTGGGAATAACGGCATGGAAAAAGAGATTATGAAGTATGAGAACGTCTTTGTCACCGAAACCGAAATGGGCCTCGGTTTTGCCGAAGTGATTAAGTTTTTAAT containing:
- a CDS encoding HAD hydrolase family protein; the protein is MNLDIKKVMAERSLKNNTDWLKANLKKIKVLYTDVDGTLVGARGSLFLTANGEYTLEPAKAIVETHKNEIDVVMISGRSARQLFGDARLLGFKNYIAELGCEIVYDLGKKIIENPGCCQITEATLYETIAKSGVVELLLKKYPDRLEYHTPWSESRKCTHVFRGFIDVKEAINLLEENGFSEFTLADNGIIKRRGTLNKDLPEIHAYHLLPKATGKPEGLKKDREIRNIPKECTVAIGDAFSDIVLAPHVGAFFLVRNALSGNNGMEKEIMKYENVFVTETEMGLGFAEVIKFLIGEIG